The region CTCGGCGGCGAAGCCCACCACGAAGGCGCCTGTCTTCCGGGCGACAACCTCGCTGAGGATGTCGGGGTTCGGCGTCAACTCGAGCGTGAGGTCGCGCTTGCCCTTGATCTTCGTCGTGGCCAGGTGCCGGGGGCGGTAGTCGGCGACGGCCGCCGCCTTGATGACGATGGTGGCGCCGCCCGCGTGCTGGAGCACAGCCTCCCGCATCTCCTCGGCCGTCTGCACCGGGACGAAGACGGCGCCGGGCGGCGGCGTCAGCGCGGTGGGGCCCGAGATCAACGTCACCACCCGCGCGCCGCGACGGAGCGCGGCGACGGCGAGCCCGAAGCCCATCTTGCCCGAGGAGCGGTTGGAGATGTAGCGCACCGGGTCGAGCGGCTCGCGCGTCGGGCCGGCGGTGATCAGCACCCGCTCGCCCGCCAGGTCACGGACGGGGTTGAGGATCGTCAGCAGGGCCTCGATGATGTGCTCGACCTCCGGCAGCCGTCCCTTGCCGCTGAGCCCGGAGGCCAGCTCGCCCGCCTCGGGCTCCAGCACCGTCACGCCGCGCTGGCGCAGCGTGGCGACGTTGGCGACGACGGCGGGATGATCCCACATGCCGCCGTCCATGGCCGGCGCCATCAGCACCGGGCAGCGGGCGGCGAGTAGCAGCGTCGTCAGGAAGTCGTCGGCGAGCCCGTGGGCGGCCTTGGCCAGCAGATTGGCCGTGGCCGGCGCCACGATCATGGCCTGGGCGCGCTCGGCGAGGGCGACGTGCTCGACGGCCTCCGGGCTCTGCGGGTCGAAGAGGTTAGAGAGGACCGGCCGGCCGGAGAGGGTGCGGAACGTCAGCGGGCCCACGAACTCGCGGGCGTGCTCGGTCAGGCAGACGGTGACCCGGGCGCCCAGCCGCACGAGCTCGCGCAGCAGGTACACTGCCTTGAAGGCGGCGATGGACCCGGTGACGCCGAGGACCAGCTCCTTGCCGTCGAGCGCCATCAGGCCTTCGTCTCGCCCTCGTCCTTCATGCGGTACTCGATCTTCGACTGCGAGATCTCCTCCAGCGCGGCACTGGTCGGTTTCTTGTGCTTGCTCTCCACCCGCGCCGGCGCCCCCCGGTTGATCTGGCGGGCGCGCTTGGCGGAGAGGACGACGAGCAGGTAGCGGTTGGAGACCTTGTTGAGCGCGTTTTCGAGCGATGGGAATGCCATCAGTGACGAACCTCCTTCTGCGGCAGATCTAGATCGGGCAAACCGAGCACGAGGCGGCTGATCC is a window of Candidatus Methylomirabilota bacterium DNA encoding:
- the rpoZ gene encoding DNA-directed RNA polymerase subunit omega, with translation MAFPSLENALNKVSNRYLLVVLSAKRARQINRGAPARVESKHKKPTSAALEEISQSKIEYRMKDEGETKA
- the coaBC gene encoding bifunctional phosphopantothenoylcysteine decarboxylase/phosphopantothenate--cysteine ligase CoaBC; this encodes MALDGKELVLGVTGSIAAFKAVYLLRELVRLGARVTVCLTEHAREFVGPLTFRTLSGRPVLSNLFDPQSPEAVEHVALAERAQAMIVAPATANLLAKAAHGLADDFLTTLLLAARCPVLMAPAMDGGMWDHPAVVANVATLRQRGVTVLEPEAGELASGLSGKGRLPEVEHIIEALLTILNPVRDLAGERVLITAGPTREPLDPVRYISNRSSGKMGFGLAVAALRRGARVVTLISGPTALTPPPGAVFVPVQTAEEMREAVLQHAGGATIVIKAAAVADYRPRHLATTKIKGKRDLTLELTPNPDILSEVVARKTGAFVVGFAAETQDVVANARAKLSSKGIDLLVANDVSQKGIGFDTDDNQVLLIDRWGGQRALPRMAKSAVADAILTHILALRSAAAARPADRVSP